The proteins below come from a single Malus domestica chromosome 03, GDT2T_hap1 genomic window:
- the LOC103452436 gene encoding F-box/kelch-repeat protein At1g57790-like isoform X1, protein MLAPKETNEDLALPDDACPVLNVGEEKEIGMQGLEKKNNSVNEVEVVDGRWQRPPLDIMENIVQRLDLLDRIRLSILCKYWRMIVMQIIRSAPPFPWLVGLSEAASWLLFGTQPSSSYLEFSIPPEGKVIKLGLPKRNQGCFHSSSKGWLIMVNEEHSEVFLLNPISGAKHELPSLRRIPYFKKFGGKADRFVDKIALSSSNLSECTVAAIFSSGEIGVCRPKKGWNISRMWDRKTYPSCLLFSSCGMLYVLVENTVKNSKSGHVVTRTLCLGDGDELELKLVYDKEKSRKGSFNCWGEGDFLDVKVKDESYLIESTTSNAVLLIRQIKDQMKTDLNTWTRTHDFLVYKIDPENGESFIEVQSLGNQILFVTRRGCSFSFPVSNSNGSEANCIYFVELGGIDHDDMFCVENSGHSRTTMCDFSHPFYLDGRKFGRSKKFYDSIETEFTWGVSWYSPSYCKLGWKIVFLLFQCMLLVCTIYLLLPVLYFAIHKVM, encoded by the exons ATGCTGGCGCCGAAGGAGACGAACGAGGACTTGGCTCTCCCCGACGATGCGTGCCCCGTTCTCAACGTCGGCGAGGAGAAGGAGATCGGCATGCAGGGCTTGGAGAAGAAGAATAACAGCGTCAACGAGGTTGAAG TTGTAGATGGGCGTTGGCAGAGACCACCTTTGGATATCATGGAGAATATCGTACAACGCCTCGACTTACTTGATCGGATTCGCTTAAGCATCCTCTGCAAGTACTGGAGAATGATTGTTATGCAAATTATCCGCAGTGCTCCGCCATTCCCATGGTTAGTAGGCCTATCTGAAGCAGCTTCCTGGTTATTATTTGGAACTCAACCGAGTTCCAGTTACTTAGAGTTCTCCATCCCACCTGAAGGTAAAGTTATCAAGCTAGGGTTGCCTAAGCGAAATCAAGGGTGCTTTCATAGTTCCTCCAAAGGTTGGTTGATAATGGTCAATGAAGAACACTCTGAAGTATTTCTACTAAACCCTATTTCAGGAGCCAAACACGAACTTCCTTCCTTGAGAAGAATCCCATATTTCAAGAAATTTGGTGGAAAAGCCGACCGATTTGTTGACAAAATTGCACTATCGAGTTCAAATCTATCAGAATGTACGGTGGCAGCAATTTTTTCTTCTGGGGAAATTGGTGTGTGCAGGCCAAAAAAAGGTTGGAACATATCTCGGATGTGGGATAGAAAAACGTATCCTTCATGCCTACTGTTTTCGTCTTGTGGCATGCTATATGTCTTGGTCGAAAACACTGTCAAAAACAGTAAGTCTGGACACGTTGTAACTCGCACATTATGCCTCGGAGATGGTGATGAGCTGGAATTGAAGTTGGTGTATgacaaagaaaaatcacgaaAGGGTTCATTCAACTGCTGGGGTGAAGGTGACTTTTTGGATGTCAAGGTCAAAGACGAGTCATATTTGATAGAATCAACAACCAGCAACGCAGTCTTGTTGATCCGTCAAATTAAGGATCAAATGAAAACCGATTTGAATACCTGGACAAGGACTCATGATTTTCTAGTTTACAAGATCGATCCGGAGAATGGTGAAAGCTTTATCGAGGTACAGAGTTTGGGGAATCAAATATTATTTGTAACACGCCGAGGCTGTTCCTTTTCCTTTCCAGTGAGTAATTCCAACGGGTCGGAAGCAAACTGCATTTATTTTGTGGAGTTAGGAGGAATTGACCACGACGACATGTTTTGTGTTGAGAATTCTGGACATAGTAGAACCACCATGTGTGATTTTTCTCATCCTTTCTACTTAGATGGCCGGAAATTTGGAAGATCCAAAAAATTTTATGATAGTATTGAAACTGAATTCACTTGGGGAGTGAGTTGGTACAGTCCGAGCTACTGTAAACTCGGCTGGAAAATTGTGTTCCTTTTGTTTCAGTGCATGCTACTAGTATGTACTATTTATCTTCTTTTACCAGTGTTGTATTTTGCAATTCATAAAGTTATGTAA
- the LOC103452436 gene encoding F-box/kelch-repeat protein At1g57790-like isoform X2 produces MLAPKETNEDLALPDDACPVLNVGEEKEIGMQGLEKKNNSVNEVEDGRWQRPPLDIMENIVQRLDLLDRIRLSILCKYWRMIVMQIIRSAPPFPWLVGLSEAASWLLFGTQPSSSYLEFSIPPEGKVIKLGLPKRNQGCFHSSSKGWLIMVNEEHSEVFLLNPISGAKHELPSLRRIPYFKKFGGKADRFVDKIALSSSNLSECTVAAIFSSGEIGVCRPKKGWNISRMWDRKTYPSCLLFSSCGMLYVLVENTVKNSKSGHVVTRTLCLGDGDELELKLVYDKEKSRKGSFNCWGEGDFLDVKVKDESYLIESTTSNAVLLIRQIKDQMKTDLNTWTRTHDFLVYKIDPENGESFIEVQSLGNQILFVTRRGCSFSFPVSNSNGSEANCIYFVELGGIDHDDMFCVENSGHSRTTMCDFSHPFYLDGRKFGRSKKFYDSIETEFTWGVSWYSPSYCKLGWKIVFLLFQCMLLVCTIYLLLPVLYFAIHKVM; encoded by the exons ATGCTGGCGCCGAAGGAGACGAACGAGGACTTGGCTCTCCCCGACGATGCGTGCCCCGTTCTCAACGTCGGCGAGGAGAAGGAGATCGGCATGCAGGGCTTGGAGAAGAAGAATAACAGCGTCAACGAGGTTGAAG ATGGGCGTTGGCAGAGACCACCTTTGGATATCATGGAGAATATCGTACAACGCCTCGACTTACTTGATCGGATTCGCTTAAGCATCCTCTGCAAGTACTGGAGAATGATTGTTATGCAAATTATCCGCAGTGCTCCGCCATTCCCATGGTTAGTAGGCCTATCTGAAGCAGCTTCCTGGTTATTATTTGGAACTCAACCGAGTTCCAGTTACTTAGAGTTCTCCATCCCACCTGAAGGTAAAGTTATCAAGCTAGGGTTGCCTAAGCGAAATCAAGGGTGCTTTCATAGTTCCTCCAAAGGTTGGTTGATAATGGTCAATGAAGAACACTCTGAAGTATTTCTACTAAACCCTATTTCAGGAGCCAAACACGAACTTCCTTCCTTGAGAAGAATCCCATATTTCAAGAAATTTGGTGGAAAAGCCGACCGATTTGTTGACAAAATTGCACTATCGAGTTCAAATCTATCAGAATGTACGGTGGCAGCAATTTTTTCTTCTGGGGAAATTGGTGTGTGCAGGCCAAAAAAAGGTTGGAACATATCTCGGATGTGGGATAGAAAAACGTATCCTTCATGCCTACTGTTTTCGTCTTGTGGCATGCTATATGTCTTGGTCGAAAACACTGTCAAAAACAGTAAGTCTGGACACGTTGTAACTCGCACATTATGCCTCGGAGATGGTGATGAGCTGGAATTGAAGTTGGTGTATgacaaagaaaaatcacgaaAGGGTTCATTCAACTGCTGGGGTGAAGGTGACTTTTTGGATGTCAAGGTCAAAGACGAGTCATATTTGATAGAATCAACAACCAGCAACGCAGTCTTGTTGATCCGTCAAATTAAGGATCAAATGAAAACCGATTTGAATACCTGGACAAGGACTCATGATTTTCTAGTTTACAAGATCGATCCGGAGAATGGTGAAAGCTTTATCGAGGTACAGAGTTTGGGGAATCAAATATTATTTGTAACACGCCGAGGCTGTTCCTTTTCCTTTCCAGTGAGTAATTCCAACGGGTCGGAAGCAAACTGCATTTATTTTGTGGAGTTAGGAGGAATTGACCACGACGACATGTTTTGTGTTGAGAATTCTGGACATAGTAGAACCACCATGTGTGATTTTTCTCATCCTTTCTACTTAGATGGCCGGAAATTTGGAAGATCCAAAAAATTTTATGATAGTATTGAAACTGAATTCACTTGGGGAGTGAGTTGGTACAGTCCGAGCTACTGTAAACTCGGCTGGAAAATTGTGTTCCTTTTGTTTCAGTGCATGCTACTAGTATGTACTATTTATCTTCTTTTACCAGTGTTGTATTTTGCAATTCATAAAGTTATGTAA